GATCGAGAATTTGGCGTGCCGAAGTATCTGCATCACTACCCGGGGATGCACGTCGAGGTCCGCCAGCAGCGACGCGCAGATCCGACGGGCGTCATCTGCTTCGGTGCTGCTCAGCTGTAGTGCCTTCACGCAGATTTCCGGCAAGGGCAGGACCGCGTCTGATGCCTGCGTCTTCGTGTCGCGGTGCAGGAGTTGGCCATGGACCGTTGTAACTGGTGCCCAACGGTCAGCTCTCCCGCGTCCAGGTCGACGTTGTCCCAGGTGAGTCCGAGCGTTTCTCCCTTGCGTAGGCCGACGACGAGGACCAGGGCGTAGGCCGCGTACAGCGGGTCCTCGTCGCGGCGGGCGGACTCCAGGAACTTGCGGACTTCGTCGCTGGACCAGGATTTGCCACGGTGACGGCGGACCGTGGCGAGCGTGACCGGGATCGCGGGGTTCTTGACGATGAGGTCCTGCGCCTGGGCACGGGAGAGCGCCGCCCGTAGGGCCGCCCGGATGTCGCTGACCGTACGGGTTGACGGTGTGGACCGGCAAGCACCGGCCGACGGCACAGCAGCGGCGCTTGTGCCGGGGTCGGGCGGAGTCCTTGCCCTGGGCGCAGCACTGGCAGGTTCGGGCAACCTGGTTGATCCAGGTCTGGCCGTCCCGCGAGTGCAGTCGGTCGAGTCGCTTGTGACCCCAGACCCGGGGCGATGTACCGGCGTACGAACGTCTCGCAGGTGGCGTAGGTCAGCGGCGCCCGGTGCGGCTCGATGATCTCAGCCAGCCAGTACGTGAGGAAGCTGCAGTTGACTACGGGCGGCAGGCACTCATGTGTGAGCGACAGCCCGGACGCCTGGACCAAAGCCTGGCCGGGCCACGGTCCTACCGCGATGAAACAAGCAGCCGCTGTCCGTGCGTCTCACTATTGGTCTGTGGCCGCGTTCGGGTGCCGGTGACGCTCGGCGAGTTGCTTCAGGTTGAGCAGCTGGCGTCGAGCCATGACCAGGTCACCGATGGACAACCCGAGGGCGGTCAAGCGGTTCGTCTGCATGACGACCTTCAGCAGCAAACGCGTCGCGGTGCGCTCCTGAGGCACGAGGACGTAGGACATGAAGGCCGCCATGATGGTGCCCGTCATTTGCTGCCCTGGGTCGACCGAGAGGATCCTGCCCCACTTCCGGCCGCCGGCAGTCGTGAACGCCTCTCCGACTCGAGGGGCGGGAAGGCCCAGCAACTGTTGAGGCGAGCGGCGGCCGAGGTTGTCCATCCAGTCGTAGGAGTACGGTGCGATCCTCACTTGGGCGATCCACGGCCAGACCGCTGCGGCGGGCGCTTCGACCCGCACCCCCCGCCAGGCTTGCAAGGCGGGGGAGTCGACGAAGTCGTCGCACGGATAAGGGCGCAACGTCTCGCTGTCGGTCACGCCCCACCTGTCACCGATCATGCATCCATCATGCGTCGAGGCCCGACCTCCGCGAATGCCGCACTCCGCGCGGCCACGAACTGGCGGAGGACCTATCCAAAGGTCATTCCGGTCATACTGCGATGATGCGGAAAGCGTCAGCAGCGAAGTGGTGCTGCGCGGCGGTAGGTCTTCTCATCGCCGGTGCTGCGGTGTGCGGAGGCGATCAACGCAGGGAGGTACGACCGGATCGTAGTGCGTCCACTGACGGCGCGGCACGTACCGCCGAGGTGCTCTGCGAGGTGAGTGACCTTTCGCCGCAGCCGAGGCGGGACGCACCAACCGAGCCTGAGCTACGGCGGGAGTTCCTGGAGATGGCCGAGGCCGACCAGGCCGAGCGTACTGGCAAGGTGAACGCCAACAACGACGCGCGCCGGACCGACCGGCTCCGCGACGTCATGGACAAGCACGGCTGGCCGGACGCGCGTTTCGTGGGCGCGGACGGTGCCAGTGCGGCCTGGCTGATCGCCCAGCACGCCGATCACGATGTCGTGTTTCAGCGTCGGGCTCTGGGACTGATGTGCGTGGCGGTGGCCACCGGAACCGCCGACGCGACCGAGTTGGCCTATCTGGAGGATCGGGTCGCGGTGAACTCCGGGCGGCCACAGATCTACGGCACTCAGTTCGGTGGATGCGAGGATGGACGCCCGGTGCCGAGGCCGATCGCCGACGAGGCCGGGGTACACGAGCGGCGCGCCAAGGTCGGCCTCCAGCCGCTGGACGAGTACCTTGCACAGTTTCAGGACGCCTGCGACGAATAGGCGATCCTGGCCGTGTGGCGATGACCTGACCTCGGGCATGCGATGAGCGTCGTGCAACGGGAGTGGATCCCGCGCTCCGCGCTCCGGGGTCCGGGGTCCGGGGTCCGGGGTCCGGGCAACATGCTTCGACACCAGCCGCCCCAGCCACTCCAGGGTGTCGACCGTACGGTGTGAGCCGTTTTTTCGGCGGGCAGCGATGCAGCTCACCTGAGTCGAGTTCGTAGAGCTGCCACTCAAGCCGAGAGGACCGGGGCGATCTGCCACCGGGATGTTCAGTCCAAGCA
The nucleotide sequence above comes from Plantactinospora soyae. Encoded proteins:
- a CDS encoding polyketide cyclase is translated as MIGDRWGVTDSETLRPYPCDDFVDSPALQAWRGVRVEAPAAAVWPWIAQVRIAPYSYDWMDNLGRRSPQQLLGLPAPRVGEAFTTAGGRKWGRILSVDPGQQMTGTIMAAFMSYVLVPQERTATRLLLKVVMQTNRLTALGLSIGDLVMARRQLLNLKQLAERHRHPNAATDQ
- a CDS encoding DUF6624 domain-containing protein; its protein translation is MRKASAAKWCCAAVGLLIAGAAVCGGDQRREVRPDRSASTDGAARTAEVLCEVSDLSPQPRRDAPTEPELRREFLEMAEADQAERTGKVNANNDARRTDRLRDVMDKHGWPDARFVGADGASAAWLIAQHADHDVVFQRRALGLMCVAVATGTADATELAYLEDRVAVNSGRPQIYGTQFGGCEDGRPVPRPIADEAGVHERRAKVGLQPLDEYLAQFQDACDE